A DNA window from Armatimonadota bacterium contains the following coding sequences:
- a CDS encoding cellulase family glycosylhydrolase produces the protein MSNLLRTSLISAVSVFLTAAAFGQANSEEHDPLPGNLQRGGVNIINVWSCNYRYSLGQPVYNTKRAKVMLDYGDPGHTWHDFDRIASDGGNSYVRRFGHIRIAIDPVAFGADHGSPECNLSDWGWTGWTTANLHGWQTVKPSENFKELARDVIEAKARGLDVIIDLHPIYVSEYDFHKQWYNQSATSWPRGGLYVEDLCTAQSILPIHTGESVHPLPRFWKSFVYNLRMKLDSLYLNEYPYLIENTEEEAFYPLKGVHFEILNEPFVNFYANSEPRYSVGLANGHSELSYKQWRYNMLPIWKELQNSAIKAIYSEADPNYCRVIATTYNSLFDSYGDIPNPDPNGSGSYQFEPFKAEDFPPGMDYARRVIYAFHPYLPFHYTHPHVASFPPISSRTYYKLRDYVNSFENLAYPRKYKDNILKDDPTPNEDPHQTYIIVNNWRKNYDVPMIATEFGARSDGVPGNDFGVDGQPTAPVGSQRAIEWNMRDFYHYDMRKLMNKDACGWTMFDYIGKWGAMTNRYLDWFKVPANTPPPYPDIEELFVRGARNDYGELDQAMVQALFGDYRPDEDYWP, from the coding sequence TGCAACTACCGATACAGTTTGGGACAGCCGGTATACAACACCAAGCGCGCAAAAGTGATGCTCGATTACGGCGATCCTGGTCATACTTGGCATGATTTTGATCGCATAGCAAGCGACGGAGGCAATAGTTATGTCAGACGATTCGGACATATTAGAATTGCGATCGATCCGGTGGCATTCGGCGCAGATCACGGCAGCCCAGAGTGCAACTTGTCTGACTGGGGTTGGACTGGCTGGACCACCGCAAATCTTCACGGATGGCAGACAGTTAAGCCGTCGGAGAATTTTAAGGAGCTCGCTCGTGACGTCATTGAAGCGAAAGCAAGGGGCCTCGACGTCATCATCGACTTGCACCCAATTTACGTCTCTGAATACGATTTCCACAAGCAGTGGTACAACCAGTCGGCTACCAGTTGGCCACGTGGTGGTTTGTACGTCGAAGATCTATGCACTGCGCAGTCCATCCTACCAATTCACACGGGCGAATCCGTCCATCCTCTACCTCGGTTTTGGAAGAGCTTTGTTTACAACCTTCGGATGAAGCTTGACAGTCTGTACTTGAACGAGTATCCGTATCTGATTGAGAACACTGAAGAAGAGGCATTTTATCCACTTAAAGGTGTGCATTTCGAAATTCTGAACGAGCCGTTTGTAAATTTCTATGCGAACAGTGAACCTCGATATTCAGTTGGGTTAGCAAACGGCCATAGCGAGCTTAGCTACAAACAGTGGCGCTACAACATGCTACCGATCTGGAAGGAATTACAGAATTCGGCGATCAAGGCAATCTATAGCGAAGCGGACCCGAATTACTGCCGGGTTATCGCTACCACATACAATTCTCTGTTTGATAGTTATGGCGATATTCCAAATCCCGATCCAAACGGTTCAGGCTCATACCAGTTCGAGCCGTTCAAAGCAGAGGACTTCCCTCCTGGCATGGATTATGCTAGGAGAGTCATTTATGCGTTCCATCCGTATTTGCCTTTCCATTACACCCATCCACATGTCGCATCCTTCCCCCCAATTAGTAGTAGAACCTACTATAAGCTCAGAGACTATGTGAATAGTTTTGAGAATCTTGCTTACCCTAGAAAGTATAAAGACAATATATTAAAGGATGATCCTACGCCGAACGAGGATCCACATCAAACATATATCATTGTCAATAATTGGAGAAAGAACTACGATGTTCCAATGATAGCGACAGAGTTTGGAGCAAGATCCGACGGCGTGCCCGGAAATGACTTCGGTGTAGACGGACAGCCAACGGCTCCGGTGGGATCACAGCGCGCGATTGAATGGAATATGAGAGACTTCTACCACTACGATATGCGTAAGCTGATGAACAAAGATGCTTGTGGCTGGACCATGTTCGACTACATCGGTAAATGGGGCGCGATGACGAATAGGTACTTGGATTGGTTTAAAGTGCCAGCAAATACGCCTCCTCCTTACCCGGATATTGAAGAACTCTTCGTCCGTGGTGCTAGGAATGATTACGGCGAATTGGACCAGGCAATGGTCCAAGCACTCTTCGGAGATTACAGGCCTGATGAGGATTATTGGCCGTAA
- a CDS encoding PEP-CTERM sorting domain-containing protein: MNKLLITSAMTAGLLASGQAITWTMQSIAVPGASNNLRITAFNSQSTMVIRDDNNGNIYKRLSNGQITQFIAPIRFASADAINEYGDIAVTGTDNSTNPSTPYVKMWNANGSIENWSYPIPPGTGASLTLLGLNETRQAVGYGVRFSPDMYGACASYSPTSSMVLTDLGGSFAKDISNDGTIVGMNEYRPGTWDLAGNYTALPLPVGDTSGAAHVITESGYIAGYTRSGSQFYMTIWSKSTRQVLYHIPAYVSGAVGAYFVYGMSMNEHMDVVYRGANGGKFWSAGTGVVDLRTSITNPVSGITYASSLKINDNREIVGGYAVGSTSYNNVLYTPVPEPSEFAVMGIGIVGLLLARRRKK; this comes from the coding sequence ATGAATAAGCTCTTGATCACTTCTGCGATGACCGCTGGCCTTCTGGCCAGTGGTCAAGCCATCACTTGGACGATGCAGTCTATCGCCGTCCCCGGAGCTTCCAATAATCTCCGGATTACCGCATTCAATAGCCAGAGCACGATGGTGATTCGTGACGACAATAACGGCAACATCTACAAAAGACTAAGCAATGGCCAAATCACGCAGTTTATTGCGCCAATTCGATTTGCTAGTGCAGACGCAATAAACGAATACGGAGATATTGCGGTCACGGGAACCGATAATTCAACAAACCCTTCAACTCCCTATGTAAAAATGTGGAATGCAAATGGGTCGATTGAGAACTGGAGCTATCCTATTCCGCCCGGAACAGGAGCATCGCTTACACTCCTAGGGCTAAATGAAACGCGGCAAGCGGTGGGGTACGGTGTTAGATTTTCGCCCGATATGTACGGCGCGTGTGCATCATACTCCCCGACTTCAAGCATGGTTTTGACCGATCTTGGAGGAAGTTTTGCCAAAGATATCTCGAACGATGGCACCATTGTCGGGATGAACGAGTACCGCCCGGGCACCTGGGACCTCGCAGGTAACTACACAGCACTCCCCTTGCCCGTCGGCGATACGTCCGGCGCAGCCCATGTCATCACCGAGTCTGGATACATTGCCGGATACACCAGGAGCGGTTCGCAGTTCTACATGACGATCTGGTCGAAGTCCACTCGGCAAGTGCTATATCACATCCCGGCATATGTTTCTGGCGCAGTCGGAGCCTACTTCGTTTATGGCATGTCGATGAACGAGCACATGGACGTGGTTTACAGGGGTGCAAATGGTGGCAAGTTCTGGAGCGCGGGAACCGGTGTGGTTGACCTACGTACCAGCATCACCAATCCAGTTTCAGGAATCACGTACGCTTCAAGTTTGAAGATCAATGATAATAGAGAGATCGTCGGAGGATATGCCGTCGGTTCAACATCCTACAACAACGTCCTCTACACCCCAGTCCCAGAACCTTCCGAGTTCGCGGTGATGGGCATCGGGATCGTCGGCCTACTCCTGGCCCGAAGAAGAAAGAAGTAA
- a CDS encoding methylated-DNA--[protein]-cysteine S-methyltransferase gives MNPFRIVVESPVGPFAVAGSDRGISSAGFDPENGPLVSTPFSARVQSELEAYFAGNLKQFSVPVDLRGTEFQRKVWHYLMEIPYGATRHYGEAANSLGDKNLARAVGAACGQNPVPIFVPCHRIFGKDGNLVGFLGGIERKRFLLALESNQSSLF, from the coding sequence GTGAACCCTTTTCGGATCGTTGTCGAATCACCAGTTGGGCCGTTTGCCGTCGCTGGATCGGACCGTGGGATATCGAGTGCTGGATTCGACCCCGAGAATGGCCCGCTGGTTTCCACGCCGTTTTCTGCCCGCGTGCAGTCTGAACTTGAGGCGTATTTTGCCGGGAATCTGAAGCAGTTCAGCGTTCCGGTTGACCTCCGTGGCACCGAATTCCAGCGCAAGGTTTGGCATTACCTGATGGAGATTCCGTATGGAGCGACTCGCCACTACGGCGAAGCGGCGAACAGCCTCGGCGACAAGAACCTCGCGCGGGCGGTGGGTGCGGCGTGCGGACAAAACCCGGTTCCGATCTTTGTCCCTTGCCACCGAATCTTTGGCAAAGATGGAAACTTGGTGGGATTTTTGGGCGGGATCGAGCGCAAGCGGTTTTTGCTCGCGCTCGAATCCAACCAGTCGAGCCTGTTTTAG
- the eno gene encoding phosphopyruvate hydratase, translating into MTAIIDLVAREILDSRGNPTIEVDVILEDGSFGRAAVPSGASTGAFEAVELRDGDKSRYLGKGVLNAVENVNEAIATRIVDMDATEQQDIDEIMLELDGTENKSQLGANAILGVSLAVAKAAAAATGLPLYRYVGGVSACVLPVPMMNILNGGQHADSNVDFQEFMILPVGAPTFSEAMRWGCEIYHTLKGVLKSKGLATGVGDEGGFAPSLDSQELAFDYILEAIQKAGYEPGKQVYLGIDAAATEFFKDGNYVYKNGQVKSGAQQVDYLVELASKYPIISMEDGIAEDDWDSWKALTTAIGEKCQLVGDDLFVTNVKRLLRGIQEGCANSILVKVNQIGSLTETLAAVELAKRNNYTAVMSHRSGETEDATISHLAVATNCGQIKTGAPNRTDRVAKYNELLRIEELLGSNAEYAGAAAFGKIGKLLS; encoded by the coding sequence ATGACGGCAATTATCGATCTCGTCGCACGTGAAATTTTGGACTCTCGGGGCAACCCCACCATCGAAGTTGATGTGATTTTGGAAGACGGTTCGTTTGGCCGTGCCGCGGTACCAAGCGGAGCATCCACCGGTGCTTTCGAAGCGGTCGAACTCCGCGACGGAGACAAGTCGCGATACCTCGGCAAGGGTGTTCTCAACGCGGTCGAAAATGTGAATGAAGCGATCGCCACCCGGATTGTCGATATGGACGCCACCGAGCAGCAAGATATCGACGAAATCATGCTCGAACTCGACGGAACCGAGAACAAATCTCAGCTTGGCGCCAACGCGATCCTGGGCGTATCGCTCGCCGTCGCGAAGGCTGCCGCCGCCGCCACCGGATTGCCGCTTTACCGATATGTCGGAGGCGTGAGCGCATGTGTACTTCCAGTGCCGATGATGAACATTCTCAACGGCGGACAGCACGCAGACTCCAACGTCGATTTCCAAGAATTCATGATCCTGCCCGTCGGCGCGCCAACCTTCAGCGAGGCGATGCGATGGGGATGCGAGATCTACCACACCCTCAAAGGCGTGTTGAAATCAAAGGGGCTCGCGACCGGAGTAGGCGATGAAGGTGGATTTGCGCCAAGCCTCGATTCGCAAGAACTCGCGTTCGACTACATTCTAGAAGCGATTCAAAAGGCAGGCTACGAACCCGGTAAGCAGGTTTATCTCGGAATCGACGCCGCCGCGACCGAGTTCTTCAAGGACGGCAACTACGTTTACAAGAACGGCCAGGTCAAATCGGGCGCGCAACAAGTGGATTATCTCGTGGAGCTTGCGTCGAAGTACCCGATCATCAGCATGGAAGACGGCATCGCCGAAGACGACTGGGATTCGTGGAAGGCTCTGACCACCGCCATCGGTGAAAAGTGCCAGCTCGTGGGGGATGACCTCTTCGTCACCAACGTCAAGCGACTTCTGCGCGGCATCCAAGAAGGCTGCGCCAACTCCATCTTGGTCAAGGTCAACCAGATCGGTTCGCTCACCGAAACTCTGGCCGCGGTCGAACTCGCCAAGCGCAACAACTACACCGCCGTGATGAGCCATCGATCCGGAGAGACCGAAGACGCCACCATCAGCCACCTCGCCGTTGCCACAAACTGCGGGCAGATCAAGACAGGCGCGCCAAACCGCACCGACCGCGTGGCAAAGTACAACGAACTTCTGAGAATCGAAGAACTCTTGGGTTCAAATGCCGAGTACGCCGGGGCCGCCGCCTTCGGAAAGATCGGCAAACTGCTGAGCTAA
- a CDS encoding succinate dehydrogenase, which produces MATALAKENYLLHKLHSLSGVVPVGFYMVQHLTLNTFSLGGPKYFDGVLHFFESMPKHILLALEIGAIWIPLAFHAIYGFFIARRGVPNLSNAAYKYRENYYYTLQRVSGLFLLLFLAYHWISTTAVKMATNSIAHIEYAAWAPKLLANGGIVLLVYILGTLAASYHLAYGIWMFCIRWGITVSETSQMRMQKFSTAFFVVLCLLSWSALGGFLMYKTAPKEEVRTVYVHPSQIV; this is translated from the coding sequence ATGGCTACCGCACTTGCAAAAGAGAACTATTTACTCCACAAGCTTCATTCGCTTTCTGGAGTGGTCCCGGTTGGGTTCTATATGGTCCAGCACCTGACGCTGAACACCTTCAGCCTGGGTGGACCGAAGTACTTTGATGGTGTTTTGCACTTTTTCGAGAGCATGCCGAAGCACATTTTGCTCGCTTTGGAAATTGGCGCGATCTGGATTCCGCTTGCCTTCCACGCGATCTATGGATTCTTCATTGCTCGTCGCGGCGTGCCAAATCTTTCTAACGCCGCCTACAAGTACCGCGAGAACTACTACTACACGCTCCAGCGAGTGAGCGGTTTGTTCTTGTTGCTGTTTCTTGCCTATCACTGGATCAGCACAACCGCGGTGAAGATGGCCACGAATAGCATCGCTCACATCGAATACGCCGCCTGGGCACCGAAGCTTTTGGCCAATGGCGGAATCGTCTTGCTGGTTTATATCTTAGGGACTCTGGCCGCGAGCTACCACCTGGCCTATGGCATATGGATGTTCTGCATTCGATGGGGCATCACGGTCAGCGAAACCTCTCAGATGCGAATGCAGAAGTTCAGCACCGCCTTCTTTGTCGTGCTCTGCTTGCTTTCGTGGAGCGCTTTGGGCGGATTCTTGATGTACAAGACCGCTCCTAAGGAAGAAGTTCGGACGGTCTACGTCCACCCTTCGCAGATCGTTTAG